Sequence from the Suncus etruscus isolate mSunEtr1 chromosome 1, mSunEtr1.pri.cur, whole genome shotgun sequence genome:
TCAGAATGTTCTATAGAATAAACAGGAACCAGAGGGAAAGGGGGTAGGAAAACAGGAAGAGCTGGGCTCTTGAGGTGGGATTATGGGCTGGTTTGTTTTGCAGTAAGAGAGGGAAACTGATGGTAAGGAGATTGTTCACATCAGTCTCAGGATATGGAAGCGTGGCAGGAAATGGGACATTCCTTCGCGTAGAGTTTCCTGAGAACATTTTTTGGGGGCTGAGGGGAAAGCACCAAGGTTGGTTCTGTGGTACCTGGAGCAGCAGCTTGAGGCGGGTGATGCGCTGAAAGGGCAGAATCAGGAAGGACTTGAGGGAAAGACGCTGGCACACAGGGTCACTTTCCAGCTTCTCCAAGACTTCTCGGAAATTGCTGTTGCTATTCCTGTGTGGGGAATGAGCCTAGTGAAGAGGAATGTAGGCATTTTAAACCTAGAGAAGGCCCGGAGGAGCGCGATGGAATGTCTACAGGCTGAGAATAGATGAGCAGGAAATGACCCAGATGGGCATCTGCTCTGAAAGGTGGTCTGGAACTGGGGCCTCCAGATGAGGGACCAGGATATTTAGGATACAGTAGGATCCACATGAGGAATGAATGAGGACCAGTTCTTACAGGAGGTTTTGGAAGGTTCGTTCCTGGTAGGTCTGGTTGGTGACATAAGGCAGGTAGACCCGGCGGAAGTTGGGAGCATGGCTCAGGACGACATCACACACTTGGAAGGTGAAGATGTTGTTCTCGAAGTTTTCTTCCAGGTCTGAAAGGAACCTGGACAGTATTGAATCTTGTGAAAACTATGGCAGCAGTTGAGCAGCGGATTGACCATGATTGCTCTTCATAAATCTGTAACTTTTGACTGACCTTGACTCTGCTCCCCTGCCTTCACACCTGAGTCTTCACCAAGGCTGGACCTAGTAGGACCTGGCTCTAAGTCTGGTGTCCTGTGATTTCATTTCCTGTTTCTCTTTTGATCCTGTTTTGGCTTTCTGAACTCTAGCTGCTGCCCATACCTCATCTCCAAAGCTGTGCATCCAGACTCAGAAGTCAAGACGTTTATCTCAGGTGATTTATTGGCTCAATAATGGTTCTAGCCACCCACCCACACATCCTGATAATCCTCCATTGATCCCTGCAGCCCTTGGAAGCCATAGAGAGGGCAATAAGAGGACAATGCACAGTTTATAGGGTAAAGTCAATGAGCAGTATTTGGGAGAAGGGTCGTCTTACATGGTGCTGACATCACGCACATCCTGCAAACGAGAGAAGAGCCATTGGTGGTCCTGGTTGGAAAGGGTGGTTCGCAATTGGGTGGAAAGTTGAAAGTGATCCACAGCTATGTGTAGACTGCGCAGGTAGGAAGCCTCAGACACAATCAACTCAAATTTGGCCTAGGAGATTGGGGAGgagaaaaattcatttaaaatattcatggaGTCCTAGGTGAATCTTCATGTCACTGTGATAGTTTTAGGAGAAGAATAGTGATCACGAGAGATGGTTTTATGGCTCAGTGTCCTAACCTGAGATCAGAGAAACATTTGAGACCACAGTAAAAACATATACAAGTCTCCTAAAATGTGAGAGCAAAGATATGTCCAAATAACTGAAATGCACTGATCTGTCTGGAAATCACAAGTACTGTGCTAAAAACAGGGTGATTCTAGAAGAGGTCTGGAGAATTATGTAAGCAATGGAAAGGGATGACAGAAGGCTCTCTTGAAGGGGAAAGaaacttggtgtgtgtgtgtgtgtgtgtgtgtatgtgtgtctgtgtgtgtgtctgtgtgtgtctgtgtctgtgtctgtgtgtgtatttagAACACAGCATGAAGAAAGATGAGAAAACCAAAGATGGCCTGGTTAAGAAACATCCTATTTTCCAGGAGAACATTTTGAAAATGACTACTTGACTGGTGGAAGTAGGAAAATTGGGGGTGTGTTGACTAAGTCACAATGAAGACTCCGTTTCAGACCTAGCACCTGGCACTCACTGGACTGGTGTGCTTTGGAAGAGCACAGCTTTAGGGAAAAAAAGGTTACGATATGAGGTATGAGGGCAACTGCAAAGAACTAGGATATTGAGAAGGAGAGAGTGCTGTTGTAAGGAGTTGCCTAGCAGTTGAGAACCCCATTTAGAGACTGTGGCAGAAGGCATAATGACCCATGGTCCATTCTCTAATCAGGTCAGGCATGCACTTCATCTAaacatggccccccaaaaaaacccatttATAAATATGTCAAATATCATGTTAAAGGTAGCTATGACTTAGTTCCTTTAAACTGTACAATAACCTTGCTTGAAAGCAACCCCAATTTTTAGATGAGGGAACTGAGATTCAACAAAATTTTACAAAGTTTACAAATTGTGTAAGTACTATAGCAAGTAACTGGTGAAGCTcagattcaaacccaggttgactaaaCTAGAAATTTAAGCCAGATATTTGTCTGAGTGATTATTAGATTCTAGCAACCTACCCCTTTCAAGTCTCCCAGTAACTCCTTCTACTTTACCAATGAGGACTCAGGCTTACCACGTAGTCAAAGTTAAACAGTCAACAAATATTGAATTGGGTTTCATACCCTCTGGAAATAAAAGTTACTTTGGAACTTACATTGTTCAGTATAATTCCACAATGCTTTCACATTATGCCATACTGAATACCTAGGAAGAACTATTCCAACCCATATTCCAATTTGCTAATTGGGAAAAACTATGAATGATAATGATTAACATCCAACAGCCTATACTAAGTTTTGCTATTGGAAATGAAGACCAAATGAGACTGATGATCATTCCAAAACTTATCTCTGAGACCAATGACCATAGGGCAGGAAACACTCATCCAGAGATCCAACTAAGAGTTGCATGAAATTTGCACTAAGAGGAATCCATGCATTTAGCCCCAAAACCCACCAAAATCTGACAGTATTTCATATCATATTGGCCCAGACACAATAGGGGGAAAAATGAAGTCTGACTGCAGGAACAGAGAAGAGAGTGCAGCTCCAAGCATCAGAATGCAGGTAACTCATGATCATGGTATGTGCATTCATGTGCAATGAGGCCAGAATGCTCAGAGGGTGGTGAGTGGAGAGGGTAATGGCTCCTAGCTGCAGAGATTGATTGCACCTTGCAGTCACTCCCCCAGCATCAACCTGTCCGGCTGGGTTACCTCTTGGAGCTTTTGATCTTCATGGGTCATGGAGAGCAGCACTGTGCTATTGCGAACCATAGGGATCTCCTGCCACAAAGAAGCACTTGACACCATGGACAAGCGCTGCAGGGAAGGCTCTGGGGAGACTGAGGCCCTTTGGCGTTGCCGGGGGGAGGCAGGTCTAGGTTCCTCCGCGATGCTATCCAGTCGTTGCTGGCTCTGaatctccttgttcagaactacATCGCTGTACTCCTGGTAAAGCAGCTGGGCTAATAGGACAGAAGACATGTGGAAGGTTATAGAAATGAGAGAGAAGGGCAAGCAGGGCATTAAGGGGTAAACAGCAGCTCTGGCAATTTTCTCTCTTCAGATGGAGGCCCCTTCTGGTACTGAGCAGCCCACCCATGTGGCCCATCAGCTATTTCCAGCACTCACAGGAGTTGATGAGCTTGGAGCAGCGTCTTGCAAAGGCCCCCTTCACATCCTTTGTCTTTTTCTCCCTGTAGAGAAGAGAAGGGCTCCAGCTATTAGCTATCAAAAGCAACCCATGCTGAGTACAGGTGAAAGACTCTCTAATATCTAGAATTTGAGTTGGGTTATCAGGACCAAATGCCCTGGCCACTTTTACCCATTTGGGGACAATTTGTAGCTTTGACACAAGCCATGTGAGACTTTTACCAGCAAAGATTTGTTCATagtaaaaggatatttaaaaaatgcgAGATTTGGACTCAATGTACAGAACCTGGGGGATCAAAGAGCTCCCTGCCAACCCCCAGGAAAAGAGAGACCCGAGTCACTCATAGACCCATGAGCCTGATTAAGGACCAGAAATCTCAGTATTCTAGGAAGAGACAATACAAGGGAGGCCCTAGGGAGGGAGGTGACTCACCGAAAAACAATGGCATCCGAAGGGCCAGGGAATTTTTCCAATACTGGACTTCTTGTATCTGCAAATGGATATacatgaagaaacagaactgagaATCAAGGCTGGTAAGAACCATAGTAGAAGATAAGATTTTATTGGATGGGGAATGCAGATGGAAAAAAGGGCCCTTTTGGGAGGGGATAAGGCAGAGTAGAGTGTCTGAGGACACAAGAAGGGGCTTTCTTGACTCCCCAGAAAATCATGCAAGGATTAGAGATGGAAAGGATGGAAACAGCTCTGAATGGGAAGAAGGTTGTTTCTACCAGATCTGGAAGTGGTCAGTGAGAGCTGGGGAATGAGTTTCCTTGAGGAAAAGATGAGGCGTGTCATAAATCTCttggaagggctggagagatattatagtagGTAGGGAGGggacttaccttgtatgtggtttACTCAGCTTCCAACCCCAAAATCCCATATTCTCCCCCTGGAAACTCCCAGGAGATtcccaagcagagccaggaataaaccctgaatactgtcaagtgtgactaaaaaaataaagaaaaagaaaaaacaaaaaaaaaaggtgtaggGAAATGACAcatggaaataaagagaaaaaggaaagagcatTAAAGTGAGCTAAGGGGCTTTCTGGGTTTCTGCACTGGGGCTGGCCAAGGAACAGTGGGATCATGGAGAGAAGATGAGGTGCAAGAGCTTGTGTGATGGGGGGGGGCTCCTATTTGGCACCTACCTGAAGAACCCTCAGGCAGGATGGAAGGTCTGCGTAGGCCTTGCCGATTCCAGCCCTTGTGCTTGCTTGTTCCATCCCCAGGGATGACTGCGTGTCCGCTATTGGCCTCCACAGGCTTCCTGGGCTCCCGCCGGTGTGGCCAACTGGATGCCTTCTCCAAGTGGGGGTGCCCAAGCTTTTCAGGTTGCCGGGTTTGGCTGCTGCATTTTGTCTGTAGGCCATTGGCACTTTGCTGAATCATCACTAGTTTATTTTGACTCAGGGGTCCTGGGTCAGGGGTGAGAAACTGCTGCTTCTGAGTCCTGGTAGAGGTGGGTGAAGAGGGCCTTGTCAAGTTTGTCATGTTGCTGAAAGCCAGGCCAGAGGTCACTTTGCTCCTAGTCCGACCAGTGGCAGCCAAGGCATCAGATGATCTGCCAGTAGCAGGAGGCCAGGAGGTCCGTTCAATGGAATGGGAAGCAGAGACTGTCCAGTCGTGACGGATAGGCCTTTCATTGGTCTGAATGCCTGAATGTGATGGTGCTCCCTGAGTACTCTTGCTTCTTCCCCGGGTCTTTGGGGGTAAAGGGGGTGGTTCTGAGGATGAATCCATGATGGGAATGGGGGGCAGAGGTTTATAGGTCCGGGGGCTGCTTGAAGAATGGGGCTGCGCTATATCAGGAGTAGGGGGTAATGGCTTATTGTATCTCAGCCTAGGAGAAGGTGTTTGGGCATGGTGGTGGGAGTCTGGGGTGGATGGCAGAGGGCGGAGCTGCCGTGCAACCAGGGGATCAGGAATGGGGGGAAGTGGGCCTTTAGGGGGACCTAAAGTCAACAGAGCAGGCTGATGAGGCCTGTTTGGTGGGGGGGGCAGCTGCAGAAAAATGCCCGTCTGTTTCCTCCATGGCAGGCTGCCTGGGCAGGGGCCCTGAGATTCTCCTGTCCATGGAGATGAGGGACTGGGAAATTATACAGGCAGGGGGCTCTGTAGCAGAGGCTGCATTGTGTGGGGGACCACACAGCTGGCTATGGTGGTGCTTATCTGGATCCGGGGTGTTGTCTGGTGCATGCTGTCCTGCTATAGATTCTGAAATGCTGCTGGAGTCTCTCTTTCTATCCACATTAGAATCTGCAGACTGACAGGTGGCAGATTTAGGTGGTATCTGCAGCAGCTCTGAATGGGAAGAGGAGAAGGTTGTTTCTACCAGATCTGGAAGTGGTCGGTGAGAGCTAGGGAATGAGTTGTTCTGCATGTGTTGGCCAGTGCCCGAGCCATTGGCTAGAGAACTCTGTGGGCAAGTTCTGCATGGGCTAGGGCATATGTCCAGCGGGGCCTCTGTGTAGGAAAGTCCATGGGAGGCAACTGAGGGGGTTGCAGAAACCCCACTGGGAGGTGGGTTGGCATGTGAGAGTGAAGGTCTGGAAGTTTCTGTAGAAAGTGCAGCTGGATAAGGTTCCCACCTGGGGTCTAAAAGTTGGGGGCTTGCAGAAGCTCTAGAGGACATATCCACCGGACTGGAAGCAACAGCTGTTTCTGGGGGGCTCTCAGAGTTAGCAACAGAGATGGCCGCAACTCCTGGACTGTACATTGTTCCCTGGTCTGACTCAGACTCCTCTAACTCATTGTCCTGAGCTCTGTCCTGATCAGCTGAGTCCTCAATGGAGAGGAGGTGCTGGTGGGGCCATCCCGGGGTCTTCTGTTGGGCAGGCTGACCTCCAGGGGACAGTTGTGCAGCCCTTGGTTCTGTCTGGGCCTCAGGAATCCTGGCTGTGGGATGCTTGGGAGAGAGCTCGGGGGCTACCAGAGCCTGTGCAGTAGGACCATCAGTTTCTCCATCTTTGCTGGTTCCATCTTCCACTTCCTGCAGAGTGTCTCCAGTCCCAGATCCATCCTCAATCCACCCTGCTCCCTTGCCTTGGCACTCTACTgacctctttttctcctttagtTCCTGTGTTTGTGCTCTGGTTTCCTTCTCAGACCATAAATCTTCCTGACCTTCTAGGACCTTCACATCTCTCTTCTGCTTAACTTGCTCCAGATTCCTATGGTCCCTGCACTGCCCACCCTCCCAAGACCCATCAGAATCCAGAAGGCTCTGGTCCTCACTGCCAAGTCTCTTTCCCACTTCTGGAAACCTTCCATCCTCTATTTGCATCTTTTGTACCTGTTCTCCCATATGTCCCTGATCCCCTAAGTCACTGGAGCAAATCTCTCCTATAATTCCTTCCCTCACTTGTGGCTCCTGGGATTCCCAGGGACCCACATGCCCTTCTTGGCCTCGACTCTGTGACTCCCTTTCAATATCTTGCTGCTCCCCTGCAGGGTAAGTCTCTGCAGGAAGTTCTTCAGAGGCCTGCAAAGAGCTGGTTTGAGTACAGACATCCACAGATGTTTCCTCTTCTGTAAGTCCAGCCCCCAATGTCACAGAAGAGAGTTCTGGTCTTAATCTCACATCCACTCCACTACTTGGTTCCCTGGATCCTGGGACCACAAGTAGATGCTCAGTTTGAAGAGGGCAAGAGCAGGGCTGTTGGGGAGTCACTGGTCTTGACTTAGACTTAGCATCACAAGCCTCAGTCACAGGGTTGTTCAGTGTAGCACTCGTGTCTGCAACAGCTTTTGTGGGCAAAGGAGATGGACTCTCAGTTGTGTCATCAGCCACATGCTTTAAATCTGTCTGTTGGCTTTCCCAGAAGCTATGACTTTCTGCCCACAGATTTGAAAGGTCCTGGCTCTCTTGAGTTTCTGGTGTCCAGTCAGGCATCTGGCTGCTTCTCAAGAGTGCTTCTGGGTTAATACAGAATTCCTCTCTGGCAGGGATTGGAGTCGAGACTCCAGGTTGTGGTTCTTCTGCTGCCATCTGGGCTAAAACCTAGTGAGGAATAAAAGAGTATTTCCATCACCTCCTACTTTGACCAACCAAAAGAGCAAACTGGAGAGTGGTAGTGAAGGTTTTCAACCTTCCTAACCTTTGGACTTGCACTCCCATGCTTATGTAGTTACAAACAACTATGATTGAAACAGCAAGAAATTCTTTGTGAAACAGCAGTTTGTGTGGTCGTTTAATCCAGTGCTCAAGAGGAGAGTGAGTTATGTCTCTGGCTCATTTAGAAACACTGAGACCAAAGTTATTCAGCAAAATGAACCATAAGTGCTATAAAACTTATCATTTGTTCAGATAGATGTATCAGTAAACTCTTTTCCTTGCAATTGTTCATTCTAGTTGTGCATGACCAAAGCCATTCCTCATAGAATGTGCAAGTGGTGGATGGAACTGTTAATAAATGATTGATGAGCATGCAAAGCCACTGTCAAAGCAGACCACATACTATGAATGGTCATTACTTTCTGGGATGGATTATGCCAGAGCCTGTCTCTCTTGTCTACTCCCTGGACATCAACAGGTTAGTGACTCAGGCCCTTGCAATTCCCAGTTACTAAGAAAGACACACCCCAGATCTGAAAGCCTGGAGCAGCAATCTGTCTGGAGGGACATCATCTCATTAAGCTGCCAATGGGGCTCTTACAATTAATCCAGCCATTGTGAATAATGTCCAAGCTGCCAACACATCATTTAATCTACTTTTTTATagtaacaactttttttttaattacaagacTTTTACAGTTgtttttcaggcatatagtgatagtgaattagggccattctcaccaccagtgttgacctctctccaccataaTTCCTAGAATGCATTTCTTAGTCCCTcaaactactagtgtaacaggtccattttgtgtttagctttttgtagtttgggtctcttaattctattgtcaatGACTACGGCTTGGATATTTAAatctgacttcttttttatttttactcaatgcacctgagaccacttggtctctgggtcccatccactttttttcttttctcaatttgtagaaagatatagaaatatgaggcagaacaaaataattcaagttataaggttctatgtaaaaggtgggagcccctatctagaagacatacataaaattaaaagaaccaTAAGGGAATGGCAGATGTGGCAagattttgcataggcacaataaacattggggaaattagaaagaaaattttcttgatctaagagatacagggtgtctccacccatgaagcacattgacataagaccaactacaggctccttgtctaaccccaaggtctttctttatggtcctgggagaagttctgttcatttgcagttgtcaaagtcagtcttttgtagtttagagattttggtttttgcacagatcttaggacagagtgtcttctgatttcatctcataaTAATTAGGGAGTGAGGTAAGGAAACCTtcccttagatcaaattgttgtttcctcatcttcagggtgtcatatgaacctaccctggagaaAGTTGATGCCCTTTAAGCTTTTTATGGATCCACATTTGACTATTTCCTAGAGCATGTATCAGAACACGGTCACTAATGAACAATTGTCCTTTCAACTGTACAGTAAGTAGTTGCATAGTGGAACAACTAGACTTATAAGATTAAGGGGTAGTATGGGTCATTTAAGAAGGCCCATTATTTTACTGCTCTTCTCTCCATCAGTTTTTCAAACTATACCCTCATTATTTCTGTGCTCTTTTCTCCACTAGTTTTACAAACTCTTTTCAATATTTCTTCAAATTGGACGTACCTACCTGCTGTGTGTAGAATTCCTCAACTCTTGTGTTGCAAAGCctgtagaaagaaaactatatgcACTGTACCCATGACCACACAGTTCATTAATAAAAgagttttcctctttttcctcttgtaGTCTCAGGTGAGGTACCTAGCAGAAATGAATATGCTGCTCCCCTTTTCATCTTTCTAACTTATAAAAGAGGTGTATATAACTGCTATCCTGCTACCTTTGACATCCACTTGCCTCTGACCGACCAAGTTTCAGTAGTGCCACACTATCACCTCCCAAACAGTCTTCATGGGAGTTTTCAATGAGCCCATGGGATACTCATTTTAGGTGATATTTGACAGCCTCTAATGAGAATTATACTCATATTTGTGAGACCACATTTTTCTAGTTTAATTCCTGAAGTTTTCCCCCACTGGTATTGTTGGGTTttatattcttctttatttttccaggTTACTCTATAGTGACTTGACTTCTCTTGTGTAGCACTTAATTGCAATGATATCCTTATGTATTTTGAATTATTTCAGACTTGTGAGATCAAGAACTACAATTGGGGGACTTGGAATGGTTCAATGGTTAAAGGTCCTAATTTGCAAGTGTAAGGCTACAAGTTTGATTCCAAGTGCTACCCACTTGCTCTGAGCCTTGACTCAGAGGCCATTCTGTCTGTGCCCATGATGCAGCAACAATGTGCAATCTCTGGTCCAACACAGCCTAGTATATGCAAGATGTGCAAGCCCCAATGAGTACTACAATCAAGTGTGAGTGAAACATATCATCACAACAAGAAAGATCCTTTCATCCTTTTGCTCAATGGCTTCTACTCTGCACAATGCTTAGCTCATCTTATATATtcaacaataattttttaaatataaataattatcttccagtttatattttctttatctcagGCCTATTAGCCTTAAATCCTGAGTAGACTGTAGACTTTTTCCCATTATTACTTTTATACCCTGATATCACTGTACCCAAGGGGTTACAAGCCTGCATGCAGCTTCTATCACATTTCTAATATATTCCTTCCACAACATACAGTTATCTTTGGAAACCCCACTTGTTTAAATTGTTTATAGTTtaggtctcaaactcgtggcctgcgggccatttgcggccctccgtacaacattttgtggtcctgccctagaggaatattttgttttgttttgttttgttttagttgtttgggtcacacccctcaatgttcaacacttactactgactttgcattcaaggatcaccccgactttgcctcctgcagccccctggtaaactgagtttgagacccctggtttaggtgATCGTGTTCAACTTTCTGGTATGATATATAAAGATATTGCCCATCTCCATCAATGAAGTGTCTATGACCTTCCCCCATCCCTGTGTTTATTTCAGTCCAATAATACTTCCCTCTCATCTGCCTCAAACAATTATTTGCTAATTGGCAGCTATAGTTTTGGTGTAGACTATTACCCATTAGTATGTGCCATGTGCTTGAGTCTTTCCAATTAAGATCCTATAtcactttccttccctttctccttaaCCTAGCACTTTCAGGTCTTTTTGAGTAACTTCTGACTATCATCATGAGAAAAATAACTATTTGGCAACAATTAACTTCTATCTTTTTCCTGTTACTATCTCCTCTcctcttcactttctttctcaAAGTCTTCCTAAGTGCTGTTCCTCTTATTCCTTATATTCTTCTGACAGAGGAACCCTTCACTAACACTCAGTCCAATTATCATGACATATTTATGCCAGATCATGATCCCAATGAGGGCACCAACCCTGCCTGCTACCTGCTGTCTCCTTGTCTGAGCTTAGGTGGTTCTCAATGGAGATTTACTGTGTGATGAAGAAGAATGGTTGAAAGTATGGATAAGCATGTCATTTGACCTTttttaaattctgatagtttAAAAACAGTGGTAGAAATAATTCAtcttaacatctttttttttgttgttgttgttaatctttaaaaagggaaaatactggggctggagagatagcatgaaggtaaggtgtttgcctttcacgcagaaggttattggttcaaatcccagcatcccatatggtcccctgagcctgccaggagcaatttctgagtgtagatccaggagtaacccctg
This genomic interval carries:
- the ARHGEF5 gene encoding rho guanine nucleotide exchange factor 5, whose amino-acid sequence is MAAEEPQPGVSTPIPAREEFCINPEALLRSSQMPDWTPETQESQDLSNLWAESHSFWESQQTDLKHVADDTTESPSPLPTKAVADTSATLNNPVTEACDAKSKSRPVTPQQPCSCPLQTEHLLVVPGSREPSSGVDVRLRPELSSVTLGAGLTEEETSVDVCTQTSSLQASEELPAETYPAGEQQDIERESQSRGQEGHVGPWESQEPQVREGIIGEICSSDLGDQGHMGEQVQKMQIEDGRFPEVGKRLGSEDQSLLDSDGSWEGGQCRDHRNLEQVKQKRDVKVLEGQEDLWSEKETRAQTQELKEKKRSVECQGKGAGWIEDGSGTGDTLQEVEDGTSKDGETDGPTAQALVAPELSPKHPTARIPEAQTEPRAAQLSPGGQPAQQKTPGWPHQHLLSIEDSADQDRAQDNELEESESDQGTMYSPGVAAISVANSESPPETAVASSPVDMSSRASASPQLLDPRWEPYPAALSTETSRPSLSHANPPPSGVSATPSVASHGLSYTEAPLDICPSPCRTCPQSSLANGSGTGQHMQNNSFPSSHRPLPDLVETTFSSSHSELLQIPPKSATCQSADSNVDRKRDSSSISESIAGQHAPDNTPDPDKHHHSQLPSSPWTGESQGPCPGSLPWRKQTGIFLQLPPPPNRPHQPALLTLGPPKGPLPPIPDPLVARQLRPLPSTPDSHHHAQTPSPRLRYNKPLPPTPDIAQPHSSSSPRTYKPLPPIPIMDSSSEPPPLPPKTRGRSKSTQGAPSHSGIQTNERPIRHDWTVSASHSIERTSWPPATGRSSDALAATGRTRSKVTSGLAFSNMTNLTRPSSPTSTRTQKQQFLTPDPGPLSQNKLVMIQQSANGLQTKCSSQTRQPEKLGHPHLEKASSWPHRREPRKPVEANSGHAVIPGDGTSKHKGWNRQGLRRPSILPEGSSDTRSPVLEKFPGPSDAIVFREKKTKDVKGAFARRCSKLINSSQLLYQEYSDVVLNKEIQSQQRLDSIAEEPRPASPRQRQRASVSPEPSLQRLSMVSSASLWQEIPMVRNSTVLLSMTHEDQKLQEAKFELIVSEASYLRSLHIAVDHFQLSTQLRTTLSNQDHQWLFSRLQDVRDVSTMFLSDLEENFENNIFTFQVCDVVLSHAPNFRRVYLPYVTNQTYQERTFQNLLNSNSNFREVLEKLESDPVCQRLSLKSFLILPFQRITRLKLLLQNILKRTQPGSSEEAEATKAHHALEELIRDCNENVRKMRQTEELIYLSQKIEFECKIFPLISQSRWLVKSGELTALEFSVSPGLRRKLNTRPVYLHLFNDYLLLSRPREGGRFLVFDHAPFSSYRGEKCEMKLHGQHKNLFRLFLRHNQGAQSEFLFSTETQSEKLRWISALAIPREELDLLECYDSPQVQCLRAYKPRENDELALEKADVVMVTQQSSDGWLEGMRLSDGERGWFPIQQVEFISNPDVWVRNLKEAQRVKMAKLQLVEQQT